The Coffea arabica cultivar ET-39 chromosome 4e, Coffea Arabica ET-39 HiFi, whole genome shotgun sequence genome includes a window with the following:
- the LOC113742662 gene encoding non-specific lipid-transfer protein 2-like, whose translation MASSAMVKVLCVGLMGLALLAPQGDAAIPCTTVYNTLYPCVNYVMGTGPLGADCCNGIKTLYGEANTTPDRQSVCTCLKSIASNAGGSSTTLGKARSLPQQCGVNLPYEISPTIDCSK comes from the coding sequence ATGGCAAGCTCAGCAATGGTGAAGGTTCTTTGCGTGGGGTTGATGGGATTGGCGTTGCTTGCCCCGCAAGGCGATGCGGCAATTCCATGCACCACGGTTTACAATACCCTGTATCCGTGTGTGAACTATGTAATGGGTACTGGTCCCTTGGGAGCTGATTGTTGCAATGGGATTAAAACCCTTTACGGTGAAGCTAACACTACACCTGATCGTCAGAGTGTTTGCACTTGCTTGAAATCTATTGCTTCCAATGCCGGAGGCAGTAGCACTACCTTGGGCAAAGCTCGAAGCCTCCCTCAACAATGTGGTGTTAACCTACCTTACGAGATCTCTCCCACCATTGACTGCTCTAAgtaa
- the LOC113743026 gene encoding protein-L-isoaspartate O-methyltransferase 1 — protein MPAASSPSSLACYYSFSSVIACGCRYRAPLKHSFLAFTRRFHSLHPHHRYCRRLPPHSLAILAANTTAYSSRSRRLPKTHFFTGNSLFSRMERFWTGGGIDKNRAMVEHLQSYGVVRSKKVAEVMGTIDRALFVPDGTPPYVDTPMQIGYNATISAPHMHAMCLELLENHLQPGMHALDIGSGTGYLTACFAIMVGPQGHAVGVEHIPELAAESIKNIQKSAAAQLLKEGSLSIHAGDGRLGWPEHAPYDAIHVGAAAPEIPQALIDQLKPGGRMVIPVGNIFQDLKVVDKDMDGSISVHSETSVRYVPLTSREAQLRGY, from the exons atgcCAGCAGCATCATCTCCTTCATCTCTGGCGTGTTATTATTCATTCTCCTCAGTAATAGCGTGCGGTTGCCGCTATCGTGCGCCTTTAAAGCACTCGTTCTTAGCCTTCACTCGTCGCTTCCACTCCCTCCACCCTCACCACCGCTACTGCCGCCGTCTTCCGCCTCATTCTCTGGCAATTCTCGCCGCGAACACCACGGCGTATTCTTCTCGCTCCCGCCGTCTCCCTAAAACGCATTTCTTCACGGGGAACTCTCTTTTCTCCCGCATGGAG CGATTCTGGACAGGAGGTGGTATTGATAAGAATAGAGCAATGGTGGAGCATTTGCAGAGCTATGGTGTTGTTAGATCTAAAAAGGTGGCTGAGGTTATGGGAACTATTGACAGGGCTTTGTTCGTTCCTGATGGGACCCCGCCATATGTTGATACCCCCATGCAAATTGGTTACAATGCTACCATATCTGCGCCTCATATGCATGCCATGTGCCTTGAGTTGCTGGAAAACCATTTGCAGCCTGGCATGCATGCTCTGGATATTGGCTCAG GAACGGGTTATTTGACTGCATGTTTTGCTATTATGGTTGGACCACAAGGTCATGCAGTTGGTGTGGAACATATTCCTGAGTTGGCTGCTGAATCAatcaaaaatatacaaaaaagtgCTGCTGCTCAACTACTGAAAGAAGGGTCCTTGTCTATACATGCAGGGG ATGGACGGCTTGGCTGGCCGGAGCATGCACCGTATGATGCTATTCATGTTGGTGCTGCAGCACCAGAAATTCCTCAAGCTCTGATCGATCAGTTGAAGCCCGGTGGCAGGATGGTGATCCCTGTCGGAAATATCTTCCAGGATTTGAAGGTCGTGGACAAGGATATGGATGGTTCAATCAGTGTCCACAGTGAAACTTCTGTTCGTTATGTTCCACTAACGAGTCGAGAAGCTCAATTGCGTGGTTATTAA
- the LOC113742661 gene encoding 28 kDa ribonucleoprotein, chloroplastic-like, whose protein sequence is MVCATKPILNSLSMAANSGCIVSLPSVFSASNSTKTSSLHAYLTIPSKPIRLSLSCSWSYSVISLKSRNFCNLGSAVSALTAAREEDNTIVLGASDEELAKDFEIEEGYSEGEDVIEAAVGEEEEEMEGFEGGEAVEEVEEYQEPPEDAKLFVGNLPYDVDSEKLAQLFEQAGVVEIAEVIYNRETDQSRGFGFVTMSTVEEAEKAVELFHRYDLNGRFLTVNKAAPRGSRPERTPRVFEPAPRIYVGNLPWDVDDAHLEQVFSEHGKVVNARVVYDRDSGRSRGFGFVTMSSESEMNDAIANLDGQSLDGRAIRVNVAEERPRRF, encoded by the exons atggtCTGTGCAACAAAGCCCATATTGAATTCTTTATCAATGGCAGCAAATAGTGGTTGCATAGTTTCACTTCCTTCAGTTTTTTCCGCCTCAAATTCTACGAAGACTTCATCTTTACACGCTTATCTGACCATCCCATCAAAGCCCATCAGGCTTAGCCTCTCTTGTTCCTGGTCTTACTctgtaatttccttaaaaagTAGGAACTTTTGCAACTTGGGTTCTGCAGTTTCAGCCTTGACTGCTGCTCGAGAGGAGGATAATACCATAGTTCTTGGGGCTTCAGATGAAGAACTTGCAAAGGATTTTGAAATTGAGGAGGGATATAGTGAAGGTGAGGATGTTATTGAGGCTGCtgttggagaagaagaagaagaaatggagggGTTTGAAGGGGGTGAGGCTGTTGAGGAGGTAGAGGAGTATCAAGAACCTCCTGAGGATGCAAAGTTGTTTGTTGGGAACTTGCCTTATGATGTTGATAGTGAGAAATTAGCTCAACTTTTTGAGCAGGCTGGTGTTGTTGAAATTGCTGAG GTTATTTACAATAGAGAGACCGACCAGAGCCGTGGATTTGGATTCGTGACTATGAGTACTGTGGAGGAAGCTGAAAAGGCTGTGGAATTGTTTCACCGTTAT GATCTAAATGGCAGGTTCTTGACTGTTAACAAGGCTGCCCCAAGAGGATCACGGCCAGAGCGCACACCACGAGTATTTGAACCAGCTCCAAGAATCTATGTGGGTAACTTGCCATGGGATGTAGATGATGCGCACCTTGAACAAGTTTTTAGTGAGCATGGGAAAGTGGTAAATGCACGGGTAGTGTATGACAGGGATAGCGGTCGATCACGGGGTTTTGGCTTTGTTACAATGTCAAGCGAGTCTGAAATGAATGATGCTATTGCTAACCTTGATGGACAG AGTCTGGATGGGAGAGCTATCAGAGTAAATGTTGCTGAGGAAAGACCAAGGCGTTTCTAA